A window of the Lolium perenne isolate Kyuss_39 chromosome 7, Kyuss_2.0, whole genome shotgun sequence genome harbors these coding sequences:
- the LOC139833364 gene encoding uncharacterized protein → MLVMSGHAKKLNDLGMMIPNQLGIHRVLQSLPPSYKNFVMNYNMQNMNKDLPEIFSMLKSAEVEIKKENQVLMVNKTTSFKKQGKPNKGNFKKGGKKVAPHPEKPKASPKPETVCYYCQGKGHWKRNCPKYLADLKSGHVKKKGTAE, encoded by the exons atgctcgtcatgtccgggcatgcgaagaagctcaatgacttggggatgatgatccctaaccagctgggtattcatcgtgtccttcaatcactgccaccaagttacaagaacttcgtgatgaactacaacatgcagaacatgaataaagatttacctgaaatcttttccatgctgaaatctgctgaagtagagattaagaaggagaaccaagtgttgatggtcaacaagaccaccagtttcaaaaagcaaggcaagcctaacaagggtaacttcaagaagggcggcaagaaagttgcaccgcatcctgagaagcctaaggctagtcctaaacctgagactgtgtgctattactgccaggggaaggggcactggaagcgcaattgccccaaatacttggccgatctgaagagcggccacgtcaaaaagaaag gaactgcggaatag